In Melopsittacus undulatus isolate bMelUnd1 chromosome 6, bMelUnd1.mat.Z, whole genome shotgun sequence, the following proteins share a genomic window:
- the AK4 gene encoding adenylate kinase 4, mitochondrial, whose product MASKLLRAVVLGPPGSGKGTVCERIARSFGLQHLSSGQFLRESLGGGGEVGVLAKQYLERGLLVPDHVITRMMMTELEKRREQHWLLDGFPRTLGQAEALDRICELDLVISLNIPFETLKDRLSARWVHPGSGRVYNMDFNPPHVPGVDDLTGEPLVQSEDDRPEAVAARLRKYKDAAKPVIEMYKSRGILHSFSGTETNKIWPYVYTLLSSKIPPILSDEEN is encoded by the exons ATGGCGTCCAAGCTGCTGCGGGCGGTGGTGCTGGGACCCCCCGGCTCCGGGAAGGGGACGGTGTGCGAGAGGATCGCCCGCAGCTTCgggctgcagcatctctccagcGGCCAGTTCCTGAGGGAGAGCCTCGGCGGCGGCGGTG AAGTTGGTGTCTTGGCAAAGCAGTACCTTGAGCGAGGCCTTCTGGTGCCCGACCACGTCATCACACGCATGATGATGACGGAGCTGGAGAAGCGGCGAGAGCAGCACTGGCTGCTGGATG GTTTCCCTCGCACGCTGGGGCAAGCCGAGGCGCTGGACAGGATCTGTGAGCTGGACCTGGTCATCAGCTTGAACATTCCCTTTGAGACGCTGAAGGATCGCCTGAGCGCCCGCTGGGTCCACCCGGGCAGCGGGAGGGTGTACAACATGGACTTCAACCCCCCTCATGTCCCG GGTGTTGATGACCTGACGGGTGAGCCGCTGGTCCAGAGCGAGGACGACAGACCCGAGGCCGTTGCTGCCAGgctcagaaaatacaaagatgcTGCAAAGCCCGTGATAGAGATGTACAA gagcaggggcaTCCTTCACTCCTTCTCGGGCACAGAGACCAACAAGATCTGGCCGTACGTGTACACCCTGCTTTCCAGCAAGATCCCACCCATCCTCTCGGATGAGGAGAACTAA